The nucleotide sequence ATGAAAAGAGACCCTCCCATGCATACATAGTTAATACTTAATTCTACAAGCATCCAAACCCGGGAAGATTTCTCACCCTCTGTGTTTCTGGATCATCGCAGGAGATAATGAAAACGAAACTCAAATACGCTCTGGCAGAGGGTTTAGGCTCCTTCCACTTGTCATGACAAGGGTCAGAAGGGGTAGGAGCAATGTACATACTAGATAGGGTAGAGCATATTGTTTTCTCTTCTGATCTGTTGATGTTTCCGGCTGGGGAACGGTCGCGCTGAATGTGCAACTCCAATTTTCTCCCCTCCAGTTAGATCAACTCTGTACATCCCACTTTTGATTCTTTCGAGTCAATGTATGTAACGTGATATCTTGACACCTCCAAGTTGAGAATGTATTAATGCTGTTTGGTTACAaataattactccctccgtaaactaatataagagtgtttggaatactaaaatagtgatctaaacactcttatattagtttacatagGGAGTACTTCGCTTCTGAATTGGTTAATCCTGCAGCAACATTTTGCAGTATCCTACACTTGTTCGTTCCATTGGTACGCATTGTAATTATTATCGCTCATCATCTGCAAGTTAATCCCTCTAGTTTGGAGACATAATTTGCTCTGGTCTTGTTAGCAAGCAAATTGCAGATGCAAAGTGTCCATCAGGCCTAATGTTGGTGGAATTTGTGATGAATTGAATATGAAGCATACTAACAATTCAGGATTTCAGTCTCACATTTTGTTTAAAGAGCATGGAACCAGTTACCAGACTAAATAATAAGTCTGCACACACATGTACTGCTAATATCATTTCAGATGGAAAACTGAACGCAGCATGCACAAATCAAAGCGCTTTCTGCTGCATAAGTTGTAGCTCGAACGAATCCAAAATCAAAactatatatagatagatagataaagcaTCATGAAATTAGATGTCTTTGCAACACAGATAACTCACTAACATAGTCATTAAACAACACTGCACTGCTGGAAACTACTACTTCACCAGTCCACATTGATACAACATAACTGACTGGTTCCTGAACTTCCTGCTACAGGCTATCATGTATAGCAGTACTTCAAAACTTGCTTGCTTGATTTGAGCATGTAAACTCTTTAATTGCATAACAAGGCTTTTTTTCTGTGTGGGGACAAGTCTATAGACATGGACTGGTAAAACCATTTCCAAAATGAAAATTGAGCACATCATGGTCTTTAACCAGCTTTGCAATGCAGATAATACAGCACCAATCAGGGGACATGTCAGAATGAATCCAAAATCcagatatatagatagatagatagataaaaagCATCATCAATTCAGATGTCTTTGCACCAAAGATAAAACTCACGAACATAGTCATCAAACAACACTTTGTAGAAGACAAGCAAAAAAGGTGTAACTGCTGGAAGCTACCAGTCCACATGGATACAACATAACTGACAATAGTTCCTGAACTTTTCCCTGCTACAGTCTATCATAGATACTTCAAAACTTGCTTGCTTGATTTGAACATGTAAACTCTTTCATTGCCTCCTGCTATCCGAAATAACCTGCAAGAGGAAAAACAACATTGATAGTTAGTAACATAGGAACAGCAAGTGGTGCAATGTCATTGATTAGACCAAAAAAAAAACATTGCCAGGATGAGCAGCAGAAACCTGAGTGATCCCCCAAAACAAAACCCATAGTAGTCAGGCTACtgaagagcttcatcatcatcaacaaatAGGTGATCCATTTCATCGGTGTTCATTGGGCTCTGTGGAGAATCAACCGGCATAGGAGCCGGCAGCGAGTAGGCGAGGCGGTAGCTGACCAGATTTGGGTCCAGGGCACGGATCTTCGGCGTGCTTGAAAATGCCGCCTCGGCATCCAATTTCCTCTTGAAGATCACCATGGAGACCGTCAAACCTTCTGGCCTGACTTCCACCACAGGCCCAAACTTGCTGAAGATCTTGACGAGGTCACTCGCCGGAGGGATGGTGTCCGGGCCGCTGAAGTTCAGCGACAGCCCAGTCAGCAAAGGCTCATCCTTGTTGAGGCCACCATTCTGCGGCTTCACTGAAGGAGCAGCGGTGGTATGATCAGCAGCAGCAGCCCCGGTGCACCTTGTCATCGTCACACCTGCATTCGCCTGAGGATCGGCTTTGTGGCTCACTGGCGACAGCGACATCCGGCGTGCGGCCTGGCTCATGAGCCTCCCCATCTTCGTGGTCGTCTGGTGAGACACGGGCTGTGGCCTGGGCTCATAGTTCTCCTCCATCTCCAAGGGATCTTCCGCGCTCTCGCTTGCGCTGCCGTCGCAGGTGCAGTACCTTGACATCTTCCGTTTGCCCTTGGCGGCATTGTCGCCCTTTGGCCTTCCCCTCTTGGTGGCACGGCGTGCCGGCGTGCCCTCCCTGACACCGTCTGCAATATCGTCGATGCCATGGCAAGCCGTGTACACGGGGAGGCCTCGGGTACCCCTCCACCGGGTGAAGGCCGTGAGCTGCGCCATGGCGACGGTGAGCTCGAGCCTGTCGGTTCCGGCCAGCGGCGCGACGGCAAGCGCGGAGACGTACTCGACGAACGCCTCGCCGCGGAACGCGTCCCTGGTGAAGGCGGCATCCACCACCGCGCCGTGCGCGCCCTCACGGACGCCGGGGTTGTCGATCACCTGCTTCTTGGAGACGCGGTTGCCGATGGCGCAGTCGCACGACAGGCCGGCCTCCACACGGCGCGCGACCTCGCTGAGCGCGGTGTCCAGGGCGGAGGCGAACGGGGACATGGTGGCGCGGGCGCCCCAGAGCTGGACGTGGGCGCGGT is from Triticum aestivum cultivar Chinese Spring chromosome 1B, IWGSC CS RefSeq v2.1, whole genome shotgun sequence and encodes:
- the LOC123086887 gene encoding uncharacterized protein; the protein is MAYFCTLSGADLSLSLPTRGDERTGALAGHMASALAPEEGAGAKNVGEGNGSAVGRSSRHRSLRSDAAEVLQEGGCDRRTKTKKRAARAPKGEGRARYGCAFEEEEEGIAAPNRLVWSKVKGYPWWPAQVFDPKDASALALAERRKDGAVLVTNFWQKTFAWVSGAASLRPFRDGFQRFAAVDRAHVQLWGARATMSPFASALDTALSEVARRVEAGLSCDCAIGNRVSKKQVIDNPGVREGAHGAVVDAAFTRDAFRGEAFVEYVSALAVAPLAGTDRLELTVAMAQLTAFTRWRGTRGLPVYTACHGIDDIADGVREGTPARRATKRGRPKGDNAAKGKRKMSRYCTCDGSASESAEDPLEMEENYEPRPQPVSHQTTTKMGRLMSQAARRMSLSPVSHKADPQANAGVTMTRCTGAAAADHTTAAPSVKPQNGGLNKDEPLLTGLSLNFSGPDTIPPASDLVKIFSKFGPVVEVRPEGLTVSMVIFKRKLDAEAAFSSTPKIRALDPNLVSYRLAYSLPAPMPVDSPQSPMNTDEMDHLFVDDDEALQ